One Oncorhynchus kisutch isolate 150728-3 linkage group LG11, Okis_V2, whole genome shotgun sequence genomic region harbors:
- the thtpa gene encoding thiamine-triphosphatase isoform X2: protein MESTMSVEVERKFVCDADIQKQLEEIGAVCIGQKQFQDKYFDTPDFLLTLRDVWLRCRQGCWELKCTTVTKAEDRVGEPQKAELCSRYQEITNLSQIQLKVREFMKEEFTTQRCSFTFGGEGDESGVRVDLDQADFGYCVGEIEVLVPKGEDIQSALRKIEKTAQRLGLSGDQRVQGKMDVYLQRYCPEHYAKLLSASIL from the exons ATGGAG AGTACAATGAGTGTGGAAGTGGAGAGGAAATTTGTCTGTGACGCTGACATTCAGAAACAATTGGAAGAGATAGGAG CGGTGTGTATTGGTCAGAAACAATTCCAAGACAAGTATTTTGACACCCCAGACTTCCTTCTCACCTTGAGAGATGTGTGGTTGCGTTGTCGCCAGGGATGTTGGGAACTCAAATGCACTACAGTTACAAAGGCAGAAGACAGAGTGGGGGAGCCTCAGAAGGCAGAATTGTGTTCACGCTATCAGGAGATAACCAATCTGTCTCAAATTCAGTTGAAAGTCAGAGAGTTCATGAAAGAAG AGTTCACAACACAGAGGTGTTCATTCACTTTTGGGGGGGAAGGAGATGAAAGTGGAGTGCGCGTAGACCTTGACCAGGCCGACTTTGGCTATTGTGTAGGGGAGATAGAGGTTCTCGTGCCAAAGGGAGAAGACATTCAGTCTGCACTGAGGAAGATTGAAAAGACTGCCCAAAGACTGG GGTTGTCTGGTGATCAGAGGGTTCAAGGAAAAATGGATGTGTACCTGCAAAGATACTGCCCAGAACACTATGCAAAATTACTAAGTGCATCTATATTGTAA
- the thtpa gene encoding thiamine-triphosphatase isoform X1, with the protein MESTMSVEVERKFVCDADIQKQLEEIGAVCIGQKQFQDKYFDTPDFLLTLRDVWLRCRQGCWELKCTTVTKAEDRVGEPQKAELCSRYQEITNLSQIQLKVREFMKEGNGEQKTANQTHPVVHQDTPKTEGAENCPTGNESWLMELNLVCFAEFTTQRCSFTFGGEGDESGVRVDLDQADFGYCVGEIEVLVPKGEDIQSALRKIEKTAQRLGLSGDQRVQGKMDVYLQRYCPEHYAKLLSASIL; encoded by the exons ATGGAG AGTACAATGAGTGTGGAAGTGGAGAGGAAATTTGTCTGTGACGCTGACATTCAGAAACAATTGGAAGAGATAGGAG CGGTGTGTATTGGTCAGAAACAATTCCAAGACAAGTATTTTGACACCCCAGACTTCCTTCTCACCTTGAGAGATGTGTGGTTGCGTTGTCGCCAGGGATGTTGGGAACTCAAATGCACTACAGTTACAAAGGCAGAAGACAGAGTGGGGGAGCCTCAGAAGGCAGAATTGTGTTCACGCTATCAGGAGATAACCAATCTGTCTCAAATTCAGTTGAAAGTCAGAGAGTTCATGAAAGAAGGTAATGGGGAGCAAAAAACTGCCAACCAGACGCACCCAGTGGTCCATCAAGACACACCCAAAACTGAAGGTGCAGAGAATTGCCCCACAGGGAATGAGTCCTGGCTGATGGAGCTGAATCTGGTTTGCTTTGCAGAGTTCACAACACAGAGGTGTTCATTCACTTTTGGGGGGGAAGGAGATGAAAGTGGAGTGCGCGTAGACCTTGACCAGGCCGACTTTGGCTATTGTGTAGGGGAGATAGAGGTTCTCGTGCCAAAGGGAGAAGACATTCAGTCTGCACTGAGGAAGATTGAAAAGACTGCCCAAAGACTGG GGTTGTCTGGTGATCAGAGGGTTCAAGGAAAAATGGATGTGTACCTGCAAAGATACTGCCCAGAACACTATGCAAAATTACTAAGTGCATCTATATTGTAA
- the dcaf11 gene encoding DDB1- and CUL4-associated factor 11 translates to MGSQSSSGMSGGRGSSGNPDQSEAESNQSSSSNNSNSSRSRRSAEGQQGDRQSTAEEDVDLAQVLAYLLRRGQVRLVHGSGATGLQLVQSYSDSDEDSDGAWEGRLGDRYNPPVDSQPDTQELDRSEIRTQILLTTASSDLKGRQSFTHMLTEREQGRCRGSSFSHGECSRIRSHFLPNHVTHKDTYQQKAFCGVYSDDGNMFLSACQDQNIRLYDTSSGRFNLKQTVKARDVGWSVLDVCFTPDSHNVLYSSWSDYIHVCSVDGDSETHTALDLNPDERRFCVFSLAASTDGKEILGGANDGCLYVFDREQNRRTLKIDAHEDDVNAVAFADSSSQLLFSGSDDALCKVWDRRTLREDRPQPVGQLSGHRDGITFIHSKGDARYLISNSKDQSIKLWDVRKFSPKEGLAASRLAVTQQNWDYRWQQVPQRALKRHKLTGDTSVMTYRGHGVLHTLIRCRFSPEFTTGQRFIYTGCSTGKIIVYDVLTGSVVTRLSEHDACVRDVSWHPYQDNIISSSWDGAVRVWEHRQTHPLDEERERD, encoded by the exons ATGGGCTCTCAGTCTAGTTCTGGGATGTCCGGCGGTCGGGGCTCCAGCGGCAACCCTGACCAGTCTGAAGCGGAATCCAACCAGAGCAGCAGCAGTaataacagtaacagcagtagaagTCGTAGATCAGCTGAGGGGCAGCAGGGTGACAGGCAGTCAACAGCAGAGGAGGACGTCGATTTAGCTCAAGTGCTGGCTTACCTATTGAGGAG GGGCCAGGTGAGGCTGGTCCATGGGAGTGGAGCAACAGGCCTGCAGCTTGTCCAGTCGTATTCGGACTCTGACGAGGACAGTGATGGGGCCTGGGAGGGGCGTCTAGGGGACCGTTACAACCCTCCCG TGGACTCCCAGCCAGACACTCAGGAGTTGGATCGTAGTGAAATCCGGACTCAGATCCTCCTGACCACGGCCTCATCTGACTTGAAAGGCAGGCAAAGCTTCACCCACATGCTAACAGAG AGGGAACAAGGCCGATGTCGAGGCTCCAGTTTTTCTCACGGAGAGTGTAGTCGCATTCGCTCACA TTTCCTGCCCAATCATGTGACACACAAGGACACATACCAGCAGAAAGCGTTCTGTGGTGTGTACAGTGACGATGGCAACATGTTCCTCTCTGCCTGCCAAG ACCAGAACATCCGTTTGTATGACACCAGTAGCGGGCGCTTTAACCTGAAGCAGACTGTGAAGGCCAGGGACGTGGGCTGGAGCGTGCTGGACGTATGCTTCACCCCCGACTCCCACAACGTGCTCTACTCCAGCTGGTCTGATTACA TTCATGTCTGCAGTGTAGATGGAGACAGTGAAACCCATACCGCCCTGGACCTCAA CCCAGACGAGAGGAGGTTCTGTGTCTTTTCTCTGGCTGCCTCCACAGACGGAAAAGAGATCCTTGGAGG AGCAAATGATGGCTGCCTCTACGTCTTTGATCGTGAACAGAATAGGAGAACCcttaag ATTGATGCTCACGAGGATGACGTGAACGCGGTGGCTTTTGCTGACAGCTCGTCCCAGCTGCTGTTCTCGGGCAGCGACGACGCGCTCTGCAAGGTGTGGGACAGGCGGACGCTGCGGGAGGACAGACCCCAGCCCGTGGGCCAGCTGTCTGGACACAGAGACGGCATCACCTTCATACACAGCAAG GGCGATGCACGTTATCTGATCAGTAACTCCAAGGACCAGTCCATCAAGCTGTGGGACGTGAGGAAGTTCTCCCCCAAGGAGGGCCTGGCGGCCTCGCGGCTGGCCGTTACCCAGCAGAACTGGGACTACCGCTGGCAGCAGGTGCCCCAGAGAG CCCTGAAGAGACACAAGCTGACCGGCGACACCTCGGTGATGACCTACAGGGGTCACGGCGTTCTGCACACACTCATACGCTGCCGTTTTTCCCCGGAGTTCACCACCGGACAGAGGTTCATCTACACCGGCTGCTCCACTGGGAAGATCATCG tctATGACGTGCTGACGGGCAGTGTGGTGACCAGACTCTCTGAGCATGACGCGTGTGTGAGGGATGTCAGCTGGCATCCCTACCAGGACAACATCATCAGCAGCTCC tGGGACGGAGCAGTGCGTGTTTGGGAGCACAGGCAGACCCACCCActggatgaggagagggagagggactga